Proteins co-encoded in one Nonomuraea helvata genomic window:
- a CDS encoding alpha/beta hydrolase family protein, with amino-acid sequence MKLVAAALLAASLHTPAGQDVSLKTTDVTFTTTDGQRLGGEIFRPAHATGKLPGLLLVHGSGAGNSWRELRAEAEAFAKQGMVVLAPDKRATGYSKTHRDYSQLADDALAALTVLKRQPGVGPTGMWGLSEGGWVAPIAAVRSKDVKFLVTVGGPGLAPLRTQSWNAMNKLDRAGVRGSLRRAYAGSLHRLAADAGLFPEAYYDPAVTLGRLTQPVLAMWGAADNQVMPAESAQRFRANVHSSLTVKFFPGAPHALHVNESTLTPGYAEAVGSWVRGVAAGDVPSSSAEPYPAQEPHSIDTPPSAWWESWQLMFGAMALMLLTFLAYAVRRLGAGSWAARVLAVSGALSIVVMACTLTSLLMTSNGHGVTTGPMLLGRPVAWLAAQLLAAVAAVAAITCLTRWRTASLRVRMVAVAGTLFIPWALYWGLLIP; translated from the coding sequence ATGAAGCTCGTGGCCGCCGCTCTCCTGGCAGCATCCCTGCACACCCCAGCCGGCCAGGACGTGTCGCTGAAGACCACCGACGTCACCTTCACGACCACGGACGGACAGCGGCTGGGCGGCGAGATCTTCCGGCCCGCGCACGCGACCGGCAAGCTGCCGGGTCTCCTCCTCGTGCACGGCTCGGGCGCCGGCAACAGCTGGCGGGAGCTGCGGGCCGAGGCGGAGGCCTTCGCCAAGCAGGGCATGGTGGTGCTGGCCCCAGACAAGCGGGCCACCGGCTACTCCAAGACGCACCGCGACTACTCTCAACTGGCCGATGACGCGCTGGCGGCGCTGACCGTGCTCAAGCGGCAGCCCGGCGTGGGACCCACGGGGATGTGGGGACTCAGCGAGGGCGGCTGGGTGGCACCGATCGCGGCCGTCCGATCGAAGGACGTGAAGTTCCTGGTCACCGTGGGCGGCCCCGGTCTCGCTCCGCTGCGCACCCAGTCCTGGAACGCGATGAACAAGCTCGACCGCGCCGGCGTGCGCGGATCGCTGCGCAGGGCGTACGCCGGCTCCCTGCACCGGCTCGCGGCCGACGCCGGGCTCTTCCCCGAGGCGTACTACGACCCGGCGGTCACGCTCGGCAGGCTCACCCAGCCGGTGCTCGCCATGTGGGGCGCAGCCGACAACCAGGTGATGCCGGCCGAGAGCGCCCAGCGGTTCCGCGCGAACGTGCACAGCAGCCTGACCGTGAAGTTCTTCCCTGGCGCTCCCCACGCGCTGCACGTGAACGAGAGCACCCTCACCCCCGGGTACGCCGAGGCGGTGGGGTCGTGGGTGAGGGGCGTGGCCGCGGGAGACGTCCCGTCCTCCAGCGCGGAGCCGTACCCCGCGCAGGAGCCGCACAGCATCGACACCCCGCCGTCGGCCTGGTGGGAGTCGTGGCAGCTGATGTTCGGCGCCATGGCGCTGATGCTGCTGACCTTCCTGGCCTACGCCGTGCGCCGCCTGGGCGCCGGCTCCTGGGCCGCCCGCGTCCTGGCCGTCTCGGGCGCCCTGTCCATCGTCGTCATGGCGTGCACGCTGACGAGCCTGCTCATGACGTCCAACGGCCACGGCGTCACGACGGGCCCGATGCTGCTCGGCCGTCCCGTCGCCTGGCTGGCCGCCCAGCTCCTCGCCGCCGTTGCCGCTGTCGCCGCGATCACCTGTCTCACCCGGTGGCGTACGGCCTCGCTCAGGGTGCGCATGGTCGCGGTCGCGGGCACCCTGTTCATCCCCTGGGCCCTGTACTGGGGGCTGCTCATCCCGTGA
- a CDS encoding sensor histidine kinase has product MPDLLKRLGERLRAIPPAGVDFAITLAVLIGQTVPFLFTRRMSGPEPWTLAEYWPVLLSSLPLLVRRRFPMTVFVVVAAASAVYSLKDPDIPPQPVPYGWLAGLYTVAELCPGWQRALAILLSLAPGFTVSPATFVRSALTAGAAYVMGRAVVQHREYAALVEERAAERERARIARDMHDILAHGISVMIVQAEAGPYAVRNAPERAERAFRAIADTGREAQGQLRRMLNLLRGADSARAPQPTLGGLPDLVARVSETGPAVRLAVAGTPAALPADAEVAAYRIVQEALTNMVKHAQAATGEVRLDWKDDELMITISDDGRGPAPGGGGHGLVGMRERAAACGGAVTYGAGPTGFEVVVRLPVGEPA; this is encoded by the coding sequence GTGCCCGATCTGCTGAAGAGACTCGGGGAACGCCTGCGCGCGATCCCACCGGCCGGCGTCGACTTCGCCATCACGCTGGCCGTGCTGATCGGCCAGACCGTCCCGTTCCTGTTCACGCGGAGGATGTCCGGCCCCGAACCGTGGACCCTGGCCGAATACTGGCCGGTGCTCCTCAGCTCGCTGCCGCTGCTGGTGCGCCGCCGCTTCCCGATGACGGTGTTCGTCGTGGTGGCGGCCGCCTCGGCGGTGTACTCGCTCAAGGATCCCGACATCCCGCCCCAGCCCGTTCCGTACGGCTGGCTGGCCGGCCTCTACACGGTCGCCGAGCTCTGTCCCGGCTGGCAGCGGGCGCTGGCGATCCTGCTCAGCCTGGCCCCCGGGTTCACGGTCTCACCCGCGACCTTCGTACGCAGCGCGCTGACCGCCGGGGCCGCTTACGTCATGGGCCGTGCCGTGGTGCAGCACAGGGAGTACGCGGCTCTGGTGGAGGAGCGGGCCGCCGAGCGGGAGCGGGCCAGGATCGCCCGCGACATGCACGACATCCTGGCCCACGGCATCAGCGTCATGATCGTCCAGGCTGAGGCCGGGCCGTACGCCGTGCGCAACGCGCCGGAGCGGGCGGAGCGGGCGTTCCGGGCGATAGCCGACACGGGCCGGGAGGCGCAGGGCCAGCTCCGCCGCATGCTCAACCTGCTCAGGGGCGCCGACTCCGCGCGTGCCCCGCAGCCCACCCTGGGCGGTCTCCCGGACCTGGTCGCCCGGGTCTCCGAGACGGGCCCCGCCGTACGGCTGGCCGTCGCGGGCACCCCGGCCGCCCTGCCCGCGGATGCCGAGGTGGCGGCGTACCGCATCGTCCAGGAAGCGCTCACGAACATGGTCAAGCACGCCCAGGCCGCGACCGGCGAGGTCAGGCTCGACTGGAAGGACGACGAACTGATGATCACGATCTCCGACGACGGCCGCGGGCCGGCACCCGGGGGCGGCGGCCACGGCCTGGTGGGCATGCGCGAGCGGGCGGCGGCCTGCGGCGGCGCCGTCACGTACGGCGCGGGCCCCACGGGGTTCGAGGTCGTCGTCAGGCTGCCCGTCGGGGAGCCGGCGTGA
- a CDS encoding response regulator transcription factor — MTVSVVVADDQELVRSGFALIVDSQPDMRVVAEAGDGREAVEAVRRHAPDVALLDIRMPGMDGIEAARVVCAETTTKVIMLTTFDQDDYVYDALQAGASGFLLKDVRADDLVHAIRVAVGGEALLAPAVARRLIDDIVRKRARPGPPPADLSRLTGRERETLTLLGRGLSNPEIAAELVVSEHTVKTHVSNVLTKLGLRDRIQAVIAAYETGLIQPGG; from the coding sequence GTGACCGTCAGCGTGGTGGTGGCGGACGACCAGGAGCTGGTCAGGAGCGGGTTCGCGCTGATCGTGGACTCCCAGCCGGACATGCGGGTCGTCGCCGAGGCCGGCGACGGGCGGGAGGCGGTCGAAGCGGTCCGCCGCCACGCTCCCGACGTGGCCCTGCTGGACATCCGCATGCCCGGCATGGACGGCATCGAGGCCGCCAGGGTCGTGTGCGCGGAGACGACCACGAAGGTCATCATGCTGACCACGTTCGACCAGGACGACTATGTCTACGACGCGCTCCAGGCCGGGGCGAGCGGCTTCCTCCTCAAGGACGTGCGCGCCGACGACCTCGTTCACGCGATACGGGTCGCCGTCGGCGGCGAGGCCCTGCTCGCGCCCGCGGTCGCGCGTCGGCTGATCGACGACATCGTCCGCAAGCGGGCCCGCCCCGGGCCGCCCCCCGCGGACCTGAGCAGGCTGACCGGGCGTGAGCGCGAGACCCTCACCCTGCTCGGCCGCGGCCTGTCGAACCCTGAGATCGCGGCGGAGCTGGTGGTCAGCGAGCACACGGTGAAGACGCACGTCAGCAACGTGCTGACCAAGCTCGGCCTCCGCGACCGGATCCAGGCCGTCATCGCCGCCTATGAGACGGGCCTCATCCAGCCCGGCGGGTGA
- a CDS encoding GNAT family N-acetyltransferase has product MISYRPTVAADLDRVTAWSVTEPVGWISADRYLADLAENMYRPEWTWIAEVDDQVVGRALWWGPRDSAYPVALDCLDVDPAVGERTAIAAELIRAALPGFPQPVQYAIKAAGGWRDDPPTSAAVEWRRAAAHAAGLTREVERLQFEWTPADGVPPATGVLRFAEASDEEFLTVFTRIAEGSLDAQTRANLTAKGVDATAREEMDFYLRAPGKREWWRIGYTHEGEVAGMAIPSATPYSVNVGYLGVVPEFRGRGYVDEILGEITRMHAANGELRITATTDAGNAPMAAAFGRAGYRNTEIRINLSNDLRP; this is encoded by the coding sequence ATGATCTCCTACCGCCCTACCGTCGCCGCCGACCTCGACCGCGTGACCGCGTGGAGCGTGACCGAGCCCGTCGGCTGGATCTCCGCCGACCGTTATCTCGCAGATCTGGCCGAGAACATGTACCGGCCGGAATGGACGTGGATCGCCGAGGTTGACGACCAGGTCGTGGGACGGGCGCTGTGGTGGGGGCCGAGGGACAGCGCGTACCCGGTCGCGCTCGACTGCCTCGACGTGGACCCCGCGGTGGGTGAGCGCACGGCCATCGCCGCCGAGCTGATCAGGGCCGCGCTGCCCGGATTCCCGCAGCCGGTGCAGTACGCGATCAAGGCAGCCGGCGGCTGGCGCGACGATCCGCCCACCTCGGCGGCCGTGGAATGGCGGCGGGCGGCAGCACACGCGGCCGGCCTCACCCGGGAAGTGGAGCGGCTGCAGTTCGAGTGGACACCCGCCGACGGGGTGCCTCCGGCGACCGGCGTGCTGCGGTTCGCCGAGGCGTCCGACGAGGAGTTCCTGACGGTGTTCACGAGAATCGCCGAGGGCAGCCTGGACGCACAGACCCGTGCGAACCTGACGGCCAAGGGCGTGGACGCGACCGCGCGCGAAGAGATGGACTTCTATCTCAGGGCGCCGGGCAAGCGGGAGTGGTGGCGGATCGGCTATACGCACGAGGGCGAGGTGGCGGGAATGGCGATCCCCTCCGCGACGCCGTACAGCGTGAACGTGGGGTACCTCGGGGTGGTCCCGGAGTTCCGGGGGCGCGGCTACGTGGACGAGATACTCGGCGAGATCACCCGCATGCACGCGGCCAACGGAGAGCTACGCATCACCGCCACCACCGACGCGGGCAACGCGCCGATGGCGGCCGCGTTCGGGCGCGCCGGATACCGCAACACGGAGATCCGGATCAACCTCTCCAACGACCTCCGGCCCTAG
- a CDS encoding alpha/beta fold hydrolase codes for MQNVNIWSEEFGAETDAPILLIMGSMSQGILWPDEFVGRLTAGDRRVIRYDHRDTGMSGTVDFEAEPYTWDDIKNDVYRVMDDHGLESAHLVCHSAGGLLGQFVAVERPERVRSLTVIGSSPLGGGEGQVIMRALMGQPQPEGSLPEPAPEFVAFYRTLMAAPPPADRRARIDGMIAEQRLLHGTGLPFDEDAARRLQERIYDRARDLSAVVNHRLAAMAKPDFEPVGVLHQVKAPTLVIEGSHEPAKPGHSAIIAEQIPGARLRIVAGMGHTLPPEVHEELAAAILGHTAE; via the coding sequence ATGCAAAACGTGAACATCTGGAGCGAAGAGTTCGGCGCCGAGACGGATGCGCCGATCCTGTTGATCATGGGTTCGATGTCGCAGGGCATCCTGTGGCCGGACGAGTTCGTCGGCCGACTGACCGCCGGAGACCGCCGGGTGATCCGGTACGACCACCGTGACACCGGCATGTCGGGCACCGTCGACTTCGAGGCGGAGCCGTACACATGGGACGACATCAAGAACGACGTCTACCGTGTGATGGATGACCACGGCCTGGAGAGCGCGCACCTGGTCTGCCACTCGGCGGGCGGCCTGCTCGGCCAGTTCGTCGCCGTGGAGCGGCCGGAGCGGGTGCGCTCGCTGACCGTCATCGGCTCCTCCCCGCTCGGCGGCGGCGAGGGTCAGGTGATCATGCGGGCCCTGATGGGACAGCCGCAGCCCGAGGGGAGCCTGCCGGAGCCGGCACCGGAGTTCGTGGCCTTCTACCGTACGCTGATGGCCGCCCCGCCACCGGCGGACCGGCGCGCGCGGATCGACGGCATGATCGCCGAGCAGCGCCTGCTGCACGGCACCGGGTTGCCGTTCGACGAGGACGCGGCGCGGCGCCTGCAGGAACGGATCTACGACCGGGCCCGCGACCTGTCGGCGGTGGTCAACCACCGGCTGGCAGCCATGGCCAAGCCCGACTTCGAGCCGGTGGGCGTGCTCCATCAGGTGAAGGCGCCCACACTGGTCATCGAGGGCAGCCATGAGCCGGCCAAGCCGGGCCACAGCGCGATCATCGCCGAGCAGATCCCCGGGGCGCGGCTGAGGATCGTGGCGGGCATGGGGCACACACTGCCGCCGGAGGTACACGAGGAACTGGCCGCCGCCATCCTCGGGCACACGGCCGAGTGA
- a CDS encoding S8 family serine peptidase, producing the protein MNSGSVLLAAVLAGTVGVVATGAPPTPPTPPSQTGGSGGSVTLITGDRVVTGEGRFRVEPGPGRKVRYATRYRKGHLLVLPSDAMPLVAEGVLDERLFDVTQLLEWGYDDAHRGDIPLITQSSQGIAPAPQAARQTRQMSKLGMTALRVPKASASGTWKDIVSGPRALSGGKSKIWIDGRRAFALDQSTKQIGATEAWKQGMTGTGVTVAVLDSGYDHDHPDLKGVVTQERNFSDDPDTQDTFGHGTHVASIIAGRGEKYRGVAPEAKLAIGKVGSRGITDSALLAGMEWAATEVKAKIVNMSIGGTDTLGADPLEQAIDSLSAQTGTLFVVAAGNEGRAGSVGSPGSADAALTVGAVDRGDRMASFSSAGPRLGDHAIKPEIVAPGVGIVAAAAAGTADGPYVARSGTSMATPHVAGAAAILAQRHPDWNGERLKEALVGAAKPTADDASPYQQGAGRVDVVRALAQQVIAVPSHTWAYFPWRDSGKREATGTITYVNSGAAPVTLDLAGGGDTVRLSPGRLEVPAGGEASVTLTIDATQKAPGDYPGIVTAASEGTVIRTPVGAYVEPEMYDIKITGIDRHGEPALGQGEAYNLETGDRRSLPFENGVAKVRLPKGHWNVYTDLINSVEPFQATTAHVPLEVDGDKDVVLDARKGKQVRFSLDDPTAVPDSRFSLTIANGSWFFGWYAPGDPNTIYFVLPTRQPSVRYMTSTVWYKKDASPSPYRYDLVDYRTGGIPDDPTYSARTRDLVKVTASYRASGTPGTGQVFLGPRMPGIDLGSQLPGPALDPPGVMTHYRTPGFTWDTEFDAGTSTLLGSDRLPDRRPRSEVWNAAVTGPAFTARAGERTGNRVSFPAVQLFSDGVAGRTGFDTAATGTATLTRGGKVIAKSELSACASWDPAKCTLAAELPADPATYTLTVSAHRQSQDVALSTSVDTSWTFASAHTETAQPLPLAAVRYAPVGLDGSNRAKPGSLLRTSLWIEKNPGAPEAAVRSVQLEMSTDDGANWRRVPVVPSGMGWTALLSNPRTPGFVSLRSTATDTAGGRVSQTIARAYAVG; encoded by the coding sequence ATGAATTCAGGCAGTGTGCTGTTGGCCGCGGTTCTGGCCGGAACGGTCGGCGTGGTGGCAACCGGGGCGCCACCCACGCCACCCACGCCACCCAGCCAGACGGGCGGGTCGGGAGGGAGCGTCACTCTCATCACGGGAGACCGCGTGGTGACGGGCGAGGGCCGGTTCAGGGTGGAACCGGGGCCGGGCAGGAAGGTGCGGTACGCCACGCGGTACCGCAAGGGGCATCTCCTGGTCTTACCCTCCGACGCGATGCCGCTGGTGGCCGAAGGGGTGCTGGACGAGCGGCTGTTCGACGTCACCCAGCTCCTGGAGTGGGGGTATGACGACGCACACCGCGGCGACATCCCGTTGATCACGCAGTCGTCCCAGGGGATCGCGCCGGCACCGCAGGCCGCGCGGCAGACCCGGCAGATGTCCAAGCTGGGTATGACCGCCTTACGCGTCCCCAAAGCGAGTGCGAGCGGGACGTGGAAGGACATCGTCTCCGGTCCGCGCGCGCTCTCCGGCGGCAAGAGCAAGATCTGGATCGACGGGCGACGTGCGTTCGCACTGGACCAGAGCACCAAACAGATCGGCGCCACCGAGGCATGGAAGCAGGGCATGACGGGCACCGGGGTAACCGTCGCCGTCCTGGACAGCGGCTACGACCACGACCACCCAGACCTCAAGGGCGTGGTGACCCAGGAGCGGAACTTCTCCGACGATCCGGACACGCAAGACACCTTCGGCCACGGGACCCATGTCGCTTCGATCATCGCCGGCCGCGGGGAGAAGTACCGGGGCGTTGCGCCGGAGGCCAAACTGGCTATCGGCAAGGTGGGCAGCCGGGGCATCACCGATTCCGCCCTGCTGGCAGGCATGGAGTGGGCCGCCACCGAGGTGAAGGCGAAGATCGTCAACATGAGCATCGGCGGGACCGATACCCTCGGAGCCGACCCGTTGGAGCAGGCTATCGACTCGCTGTCGGCGCAGACAGGAACGCTGTTCGTCGTGGCGGCCGGCAACGAGGGCCGTGCCGGGTCGGTGGGCAGTCCCGGCTCCGCGGACGCCGCCCTGACCGTCGGCGCCGTCGACCGGGGAGATCGAATGGCGAGCTTCTCCAGCGCCGGCCCGAGGCTGGGTGACCATGCGATCAAGCCCGAGATCGTCGCCCCCGGTGTCGGCATCGTCGCCGCAGCGGCGGCCGGCACCGCCGACGGGCCATATGTCGCTCGCAGCGGCACCTCCATGGCGACGCCGCACGTGGCCGGAGCCGCCGCGATTCTCGCCCAGCGTCACCCTGACTGGAACGGAGAACGGCTCAAGGAGGCGCTGGTCGGCGCCGCCAAACCGACGGCGGACGACGCCTCCCCCTACCAACAGGGCGCCGGGCGGGTGGACGTGGTCCGCGCGCTGGCACAGCAGGTGATCGCTGTGCCGTCCCACACCTGGGCGTACTTCCCCTGGCGGGACTCAGGCAAGCGGGAGGCGACCGGGACCATCACCTACGTCAACTCCGGTGCCGCTCCCGTCACGCTCGACTTGGCCGGCGGCGGCGACACGGTACGGCTGTCGCCAGGACGGTTGGAGGTGCCCGCCGGAGGGGAGGCGTCGGTCACGCTCACGATCGACGCCACGCAGAAGGCGCCGGGGGACTACCCGGGGATCGTCACCGCCGCCTCCGAGGGCACGGTGATCCGGACGCCGGTCGGTGCCTACGTGGAGCCGGAGATGTACGACATCAAGATCACTGGCATCGACAGGCACGGCGAACCGGCGCTCGGCCAGGGGGAGGCCTACAACCTCGAGACCGGCGACCGCCGGAGCCTGCCGTTCGAGAACGGCGTGGCCAAGGTCCGGCTACCGAAGGGCCACTGGAACGTCTACACGGACCTGATCAACTCTGTTGAGCCGTTCCAGGCCACGACGGCCCACGTCCCCCTGGAGGTCGACGGCGACAAGGACGTGGTGCTGGACGCCCGTAAGGGCAAGCAGGTACGGTTCTCGCTCGACGATCCCACGGCCGTGCCAGACTCCAGGTTCAGCCTCACCATCGCCAACGGATCGTGGTTCTTCGGCTGGTACGCCCCGGGCGACCCCAACACGATCTACTTCGTGCTTCCCACTCGCCAACCCAGCGTGCGCTACATGACCAGCACGGTTTGGTACAAAAAGGATGCCTCGCCCAGCCCGTACCGCTACGACCTCGTCGACTACCGCACCGGCGGCATCCCGGACGACCCGACCTACAGCGCCCGGACGAGGGACCTGGTGAAGGTGACCGCGTCCTACCGGGCGTCCGGCACGCCCGGAACGGGCCAGGTGTTCCTCGGGCCCCGCATGCCGGGGATCGACCTGGGGTCGCAGCTCCCAGGTCCCGCCCTCGACCCGCCCGGCGTCATGACCCACTACCGCACCCCCGGCTTCACCTGGGACACCGAGTTCGACGCCGGCACCTCGACGCTGCTCGGCAGCGACCGCCTCCCGGACCGGCGGCCCCGCAGCGAGGTGTGGAACGCCGCCGTGACCGGTCCCGCGTTCACGGCGCGGGCCGGCGAGCGCACGGGCAACCGGGTGAGCTTCCCGGCCGTACAGCTGTTCAGTGATGGTGTGGCCGGGCGCACCGGCTTCGACACCGCGGCCACCGGAACCGCCACCCTCACCCGAGGCGGCAAGGTGATCGCGAAGAGCGAACTCTCCGCCTGCGCCTCTTGGGATCCGGCCAAGTGCACTCTGGCGGCCGAGCTGCCGGCAGACCCGGCCACCTACACCCTCACGGTGTCCGCGCACAGGCAGTCGCAGGACGTGGCGCTGTCCACGTCGGTGGACACCAGCTGGACGTTCGCCTCGGCGCACACGGAGACCGCCCAGCCGCTGCCGCTGGCGGCGGTCCGCTACGCGCCGGTCGGACTGGACGGCTCCAACCGTGCCAAGCCCGGATCGCTGCTGCGGACCTCTCTCTGGATCGAGAAGAATCCCGGGGCGCCCGAGGCTGCAGTGCGGTCGGTGCAGCTGGAGATGTCCACCGACGACGGCGCGAACTGGCGCCGGGTCCCCGTCGTCCCGTCGGGAATGGGGTGGACGGCGCTGCTCTCCAACCCACGCACCCCGGGATTCGTCTCACTGCGCTCCACCGCGACGGACACCGCCGGTGGCCGCGTCAGCCAGACGATCGCCCGCGCCTACGCCGTCGGATGA
- a CDS encoding RNA polymerase sigma factor gives MRRRQADIATDPDAFEAFYRRHVDAITSFLARRVDDPNTVADLVAEVFLAVLDSGHTYRPGLGSEIAWLYGVARNTLSAERRRAFKETRLADRVGGRRPLDSDDVAELEERIDAESVARRAFQAMAGLPDGDRAMLELVVIDQLTISEAASALGIRQGAARARLHRARQALRNVPEMAPFVMEGTR, from the coding sequence GTGCGTCGCAGACAGGCCGACATCGCTACGGACCCGGACGCTTTCGAAGCGTTCTACCGCCGCCATGTCGACGCGATCACTTCGTTCCTCGCGCGCAGGGTCGATGATCCGAACACGGTCGCCGACCTGGTGGCGGAGGTCTTTCTCGCGGTGCTCGACTCCGGTCACACCTACCGGCCCGGACTCGGCAGCGAGATCGCGTGGCTGTACGGCGTGGCTCGCAACACCCTCTCGGCCGAGCGGCGGCGGGCGTTCAAGGAGACGAGACTGGCCGACCGCGTAGGCGGACGAAGGCCGCTCGACTCCGACGACGTCGCCGAGCTCGAAGAGCGGATCGACGCGGAGAGCGTGGCCAGGCGGGCCTTCCAGGCCATGGCCGGACTACCGGACGGTGATCGCGCGATGCTCGAACTGGTCGTCATCGACCAGCTCACGATCAGCGAGGCGGCCTCCGCGCTGGGCATCCGGCAGGGCGCCGCCAGGGCCAGACTGCACCGCGCTCGACAGGCGCTCAGGAACGTACCGGAGATGGCTCCCTTCGTCATGGAAGGAACGAGATGA
- the lhgO gene encoding L-2-hydroxyglutarate oxidase encodes MTEKIGVVGAGIVGLAVARELARTRGAEVTVLEKEPHVGAHQTGHNSGVVHAGIYYPPGSLKARLCREGVALLKEYCAAHALPYDEVGKLVVASNQAERPLLSALAERARANGVPGIAELDALALREIEPHVVGVGAIHSPYTAICDFPAVARRLALDVAEMGGSVRLAHPVRGIRERSGKVEVVAAKRKFAFDRLVVCGGLGTDKVAEMAGHPGDVRIVPFRGEFYALRGEAKDLVRGLIYPVPDPRYPFLGVHLTRQIDGRVLVGPNAVLALAYEGYQWRNIRDFGRILSWPGTLRMAMAHWRTGIKEAYGSFVKKAFLNGARRYVPELTAADLVRAPGGVRAQAVARDGRLLDDFVVDVHGNIVLVRNAPSPAATSSLAIARHIAGIVPAPVR; translated from the coding sequence GTGACGGAGAAGATCGGGGTCGTGGGAGCCGGCATCGTCGGCCTGGCCGTGGCGCGCGAGCTGGCGAGGACCAGGGGCGCCGAGGTGACCGTGCTGGAGAAGGAGCCGCACGTCGGCGCCCACCAGACCGGGCACAACAGCGGCGTCGTGCACGCGGGCATCTACTACCCGCCCGGCTCGCTCAAGGCCAGGTTGTGCCGCGAGGGCGTGGCGCTGCTCAAGGAGTACTGCGCCGCGCACGCGCTGCCGTACGACGAGGTCGGCAAGCTGGTCGTCGCCAGTAACCAGGCCGAGCGGCCGCTGCTGAGCGCGCTGGCCGAGCGGGCGCGCGCCAACGGCGTGCCCGGCATCGCCGAGCTCGACGCGCTCGCGCTGCGCGAGATCGAGCCGCACGTGGTCGGCGTCGGCGCGATCCACTCGCCGTACACCGCGATCTGCGACTTCCCGGCCGTCGCACGCCGGCTCGCGCTCGACGTGGCGGAGATGGGCGGTTCTGTACGCCTTGCGCATCCGGTCAGGGGGATCAGGGAGCGTTCCGGAAAAGTCGAGGTGGTGGCGGCGAAGCGGAAGTTCGCCTTCGACCGCCTGGTGGTGTGCGGTGGGCTGGGGACCGACAAGGTGGCCGAGATGGCGGGGCATCCGGGTGATGTGCGGATTGTCCCGTTCAGAGGGGAGTTCTACGCGCTCAGGGGTGAGGCGAAGGACCTGGTGCGCGGGCTGATCTATCCGGTGCCGGATCCGCGGTACCCATTCCTGGGGGTGCATCTGACGCGGCAGATCGACGGCCGGGTGCTGGTCGGGCCGAATGCGGTGCTCGCCCTCGCCTACGAGGGCTACCAATGGCGAAATATCCGTGATTTCGGGCGGATTCTCAGCTGGCCGGGGACATTGCGCATGGCCATGGCCCACTGGCGTACCGGGATCAAAGAGGCCTACGGCTCCTTCGTCAAGAAAGCCTTCCTCAACGGAGCGCGCCGCTACGTTCCCGAGCTCACCGCCGCCGACCTCGTACGAGCCCCCGGCGGCGTCCGCGCCCAGGCCGTCGCCAGGGACGGCCGCCTGCTCGACGACTTCGTGGTCGACGTGCACGGAAACATCGTCCTGGTACGCAATGCGCCTTCGCCCGCGGCCACGTCAAGCCTGGCAATTGCCCGGCATATTGCCGGAATTGTCCCAGCACCCGTCCGATGA
- a CDS encoding response regulator transcription factor, whose amino-acid sequence MESRLLIVEDDPNILELLAASLRFAGFDVTTAKSGHDAVAAVQRHRPDLVVLDVMLPDLDGFEIVRRLRGGGLHTPVVFLTARDETEDKIRGLTIGGDDYVTKPFSLEEVVARIHAVLRRTSGDLPVPPPRLTFADIELDEESHEVWRGGNAVALSPTEFKLLRYFMTNAGRVLSKPQILDHVWDYDFRGEVGIVESYVSVLRRKIDNRSPRLIHTLRGVGYVLRLPPSP is encoded by the coding sequence ATGGAATCACGCCTACTGATCGTCGAAGACGACCCGAACATCCTCGAGCTGCTCGCCGCCAGCCTGAGGTTCGCGGGTTTCGACGTGACCACCGCCAAGAGCGGCCACGACGCCGTCGCCGCCGTCCAGCGGCACCGCCCTGATCTCGTCGTGCTCGACGTGATGCTGCCGGACCTGGACGGCTTCGAGATCGTCAGGCGGCTGCGCGGCGGCGGGCTGCACACGCCCGTGGTGTTCCTCACCGCCCGTGACGAGACCGAGGACAAGATCCGCGGGCTCACGATCGGCGGCGACGACTACGTGACCAAGCCGTTCAGCCTGGAGGAGGTGGTCGCCAGGATCCACGCGGTCCTGCGCCGTACGAGCGGCGACCTCCCGGTGCCCCCGCCACGGCTGACGTTCGCCGACATCGAGCTGGACGAGGAGAGCCACGAGGTGTGGCGCGGAGGCAACGCGGTGGCGCTGTCGCCGACCGAGTTCAAGCTGCTGCGCTACTTCATGACGAACGCCGGCCGCGTCCTGTCCAAGCCGCAGATCCTCGACCACGTGTGGGACTACGACTTCCGGGGCGAGGTGGGCATCGTCGAGTCGTACGTGTCCGTGCTCCGCCGGAAGATCGACAACCGCAGCCCCCGGCTCATCCACACCCTGCGCGGGGTCGGATACGTGCTGCGCCTGCCACCGAGCCCCTGA